Proteins found in one Carcharodon carcharias isolate sCarCar2 chromosome 8, sCarCar2.pri, whole genome shotgun sequence genomic segment:
- the endog gene encoding endonuclease G, mitochondrial: protein MQRLLGSRWLLAGVSLAAGAGLGLGFRIPREESLQPLCRFPVIPIPAVAADAIGGGGGGGGGPLVPSPPAPAASRAAEVMRFGFPAVTQIKSRDSYVLAYDPRTRNAVWVLEQLDAARLGQSGSDRGRCEFREDDSVHEYHRARNSDFKGSGFDRGHLAAAANHRHSQKCMDDTFYLSNVVPQNPNLNQNIWNNLEKYCRSLTKYNKNVYVCTGPLYLPRAEPDGKLYVKYQVIGKNSVAVPTHIFKVVILEKHSGEIELRSYVMPNQPVLENTPLNHFLVPIESIERASGLLFVSNILKRTNNLKAITAGSK from the exons ATGCAGCGGCTGCTGGGCTCCCGCTGGCTGCTGGCCGGAGTCTCCCTGGCCGCCGGTGCTGGCCTGGGGCTCGGATTCAGGATCCCCAGGGAGGAATCCCTCCAGCCCCTGTGCCGCTTCCCGGTCATCCCTATCCCGGCTGTGGCCGCCGATGCGATCggtggcggcggcggcggcggcggcggcccgCTGGTGCCCTCCCCGCCGGCTCCGGCGGCCAGCCGGGCGGCCGAGGTGATGAGGTTCGGCTTCCCGGCCGTGACCCAGATCAAGAGCCGCGACTCCTATGTGCTGGCCTACGACCCGCGGACCAGGAACGCCGTGTGGGTGCTGGAGCAGCTGGACGCCGCCCGGCTCGGCCAGTCCGGCTCCGACCGGGGCCGCTGTGAGTTCAGGGAGGATGATTCGGTTCACGAGTATCACCGAGCCCGCAACAGCGACTTCAAAGGCAGCGGCTTCGACCGGGGCCACCTGGCAGCGGCCGCTAACCACAGGCACAGCCAGAAATGTATGGACGACACCTTCTACCTCAGCAATGTGGTGCCCCAG AATCCTAATTTAAATCAAAACATCTGGAACAACCTGGAGAAGTATTGCCGGAGCCTGACCAAGTACAACAAGAATGTGTATGTCTGCACTGGACCCCTCTATCTGCCACG GGCGGAGCCAGACGGGAAGCTTTATGTGAAATATCAGGTCATCGGGAAGAATAGCGTTGCAGTCCCGACACACATCTTTAAAGTGGTGATACTGGAGAAGCACAGTGGAGAAATTGAACTGCGGTCGTATGTGATGCCCAATCAGCCGGTGCTGGAGAATACCCCCCTCAACCACTTCCTGGTGCCGATTGAAAGCATTGAGCGGGCTTCCGGCCTGCTCTTTGTCAGTAATATTCTAAAAAGAACCAATAATCTAAAGGCCATAACTGCTGGCAGTAAATAA